A region from the Pungitius pungitius chromosome 16, fPunPun2.1, whole genome shotgun sequence genome encodes:
- the LOC119206690 gene encoding uncharacterized protein LOC119206690, giving the protein MERQRPWSPLRRLGGPRVTICLFAGVILFVLIPYFVLHQKHLDNLRDQRDNKTDSNSTIHNRTKRGLTRLDNWFENGINPLNKYSANMWWRYAKHVATRENASNCYVCSLLPISSNQPQLTVAPLGKSEGCFCGLSSSGWYKPDKDVFVFDSNGTSWYFDSLSPWEEAQEIQTRFPLCYARNGTHSVGQTDPAKCDTILIGGFSTGDLNCNYDKFPPFRNDCAKNHNVSFCQAKGIAERAANVPIHLQKWSCSGWGFTVLRPQDCPLGVNCSVYHFAFLPGENGTYPVTKGWWLCGTTLRVSLPPQWSGICTPVRVTDHTFILAATTVTNKRTKRGAALDTGLKPEVNFEPHDSVWGSNVPDEFKHASTSVKVLWGLFPWTGVAKNTLRLETVEYRFKSFVNMTLAGLKGIREEMTAMRLMIMQNRMVLDQLTAAQGGVCAIVGEYCCTFIPENDKDEGIIHQAIRDFGNLWQKTKLPPQIGSHVCGIHGKEQ; this is encoded by the exons ATGGAGCGACAACGCCCATGGAGTCCCCTCAGACGACTGGGGGGACCTCGGGTAACCATCTGTTTATTTGCAGGTGTCATTTTATTTGTGCTAATTCCATATTTTGTCCTCCACCAGAAACATTTAGACAACTTACGTGACCAACGCGACAACAAGACTGACTCTAACTCGACCATTCACAACCGCACCAAGCGAGGACTGACCCGCCTAGACAACTGGTTTGAAAATGGGATAAACCCATTGAACAAATATTCTGCAAATATGTGGTGGCGCTATGCTAAACACGTAGCGACAAGAGAAAATGCTTCCAACTGTTATGTATGTTCTTTGCTACCCATTAGCTCTAATCAACCACAGTTAACGGTAGCACCCCTGGGGAAGTCTGAAGGTTGTTTCTGCGGTCTCTCAAGTAGTGGCTGGTATAAGCCCGACAAGGACGTGTTTGTATTCGATAGCAACGGAACGTCTTGGTATTTCGACAGCCTATCTCCATGGGAGGAG GCTCAGGAAATCCAAACACGGTTTCCCCTTTGCTATGCTCGGAATGGGACTCATTCGGTGGGACAAACAGACCCTGCTAAGTGTGACACGATCCTCATTGGGGGATTCTCCACTGGAGATTTAAATTGCAATTATGACAAATTCCCACCTTTCCGAAATGACTGCGCCAAAAACCATAACGTAAGCTTTTGCCAAGCCAAGGGCATTGCAGAAAGGGCCGCAAATGTGCCCATTCATCTCCAAAAATGGTCATGTTCCGGCTGGGGTTTTACTGTATTACGTCCGCAAGATTGTCCACTAGGTGTTAATTGTTCCGTTTATCATTTCGCATTTCTCCCTGGTGAGAACGGGACTTATCCAGTGACCAAGGGATGGTGGCTGTGTGGCACCACCCTCCGCGTGTCTCTACCTCCGCAGTGGAGTGGAATATGCACCCCCGTTCGCGTTACTGATCATACTTTTATTCTCGCAGCTACGACAGTGACAAACAAACGAACGAAACGAGGAGCCGCATTGGACACTGGCCTTAAGCCGGAAGTCAATTTTGAACCACACGACTCTGTCTGGGGCAGCAATGTGCCTGATGAGTTCAAACACGCCAGTACATCAGTTAAAGTTTTGTGGGGACTGTTTCCATGGACAGGAGTGGCAAAAAACACGTTACGATTAGAAACAGTTGAATACCGTTTCAAAAGTTTTGTAAACATGACTCTAGCGGGCCTTAAGGGTATTCGCGAGGAAATGACTGCCATGCGTTTAATGATTATGCAGAACCGCATGGTACTAGACCAATTGACCGCTGCCCAAGGAGGTGTTTGTGCTATCGTAGGAGAATATTGCTGTACGTTTATCCCTGAAAATGACAAAGACGAAGGAATTATCCATCAGGCGATACGAGACTTCGGGAATCTATGGCAAAAGACAAAACTCCCTCCCCAGATTGGCTCACACGTTTGTGGTATTCATGGAAAGGAACAATGA